The segment CCCTGGTGACTCTGACACCACTGTTGCACTAAAGTGATCCCTTCCTACCACATTCCAAACTGATCACAGGCAGTTTGGAAGGCCTGGCTTAAAATGATCTGTGACCCAGCCACTAAAGCATATCTATACATTTATCCTACACTAAATCTGATCCTGTTGGGTTTCCTCAGAAGATTCACATTCTTGGCCTGCCCATGCATACCATGAGTCACTGAGGCCCAGCACCCTCATAGTATGTACACTCTCAAGTCTCAGGGACCTTTCTTTGTTCACTTTCCAAACTACACCAGACACTGTCTCATCCACAGATTCCCGATAGCCTTGGACACTGTGTGTTTCCTCCCCATAGCTCTCAGGGCGTCTATctgctcacccacccatccatgccATCAGGGGCCACCTGACAGGGGCCACATGATGTACACCACGCCCTATCTGACTTGGACTTTCTGGTCTGCTCTAGGTCTTGACCTCCATTCTACCCACACCTACAATACTGGGTTCATACTGTACTACCTTGTGTATCCTTAACTATGCTATGTAACCAGAGGCTAGCACGTAGCCCTTCTGTCTACAGGGCAGCTGGAGTTCCTGGTCTGACTCTGTGACAGTGTAGCCTCCAGACCTGCCTTGTTGCCTTGCCATGGCCTCCACTCTTCCAAATCTGTTTGACAGTCCTAccgtaatgccctcttctgcagaAGTCCAGTGTCTGTGCTGAGTCCTGAGCAGCTGGTACTAAGGTATCCTGACTGAGTCCCAGACTGATGCCCGCTCAGCACAACTCACCTTGAATGTGGGTCCAGGTGTCCTGTCCACATAGGGGCTCTCGGATCCTTCTACTCGCAGGGGCGTGTTCTCAACCTCTCCCCATGTCATCAGTGGGGACTCATTCACACCTGCAGAGGGAGAGCACACACCTCAGGCCGGAGTACCTAGTGCGGGAGTTATCTTTCTCTCCAATACATGAAGCCTAGCTGCCATTGAGGCCAACAGACaaactcctttccttccctcacaAATTGAAGGGAAAATTCAAAAACAGCAGCACCCCAAAGCAAGATGGCTGTACTTAGGTCAGGGAAGGCGGGTCTATTGGACCCCATCCTAGCACAGGGCCAGGGGTGCCAATGGAAGAAAACACTCTTGCTTTCCAAGGTTTCCTAAATGCCAGTGCAACCATATGGTGCCTTCCTATGTGACACCTTGTGGTGTTATATTACAGCAACCAGCACCTAGTGTGGAGGCCATGTGTGGTGGGGCACCAAGGACAGCTGGGTTTCACTTGATTCCCTTGCAGAGACTGTGGGACTAGTGTCCAGGGCCTCTCCACCTGCACAACTCTCTAAATCTATATAAGAACTGTGCATACGTGCATCAGTATGCCCATTCATATCACAAGCAAAACCTGAGGCATTTCAGGTCACACGTGTGTCTTAGTcacggtttctattcctgcacaaacatcatgactaagaagcaagttgggctttaatcccagcacttgggaggcagaggcaggaggatttctgagtttgaggctagcctggtctacagagtgagttccaggacagccaagactacacagagaaaccctgtctcacaaatacacacacacacacacagacacacacacacacacacacaaagaagcaagttggggaggaaaaggtttattcagcttacatttccatattgctgtcatcacttaaggaagtcagggctggaactcaagcaggtcaggaagcaggagctgatgcagaggccttggagggatgttacttactggcttgcttcctttggcttgctcagcttgctttcttatagaacccaagactaccagcccagagatgataccATTCACGAGGGGCCctcccccacttgatcactaattgagaaaatgccttacagctggatctcatggaggcatttcctcacctgaagctcctttctctataataactccagcttgtgtcaagttgacacacaaccaGCCAGTACCCAGTGGGAGAGGCTGTGCACAGCCTGGCCAGCCTGGGCGTATAACGTATTCCTTaccaggagcaggagaaggagtgGCAACAAATCCAAAGCCGCCCACTCTGGGGGACTCCTGGGGAATGAGTTCCTTGCCGTCAGGGCCGACCTTGCCCTGTTTGtgctgggagaaggagagagaccaGTGTCAGAGGTTCTCTACGGCTGACTATGGTAGGTGCTAACGTACACATCGGAAGCACTTCCCCTCTCTGGGAAAGAGCTGGGGCTCTAGGAGAGAGGGAAGACCCCCATTCTCACCTCTCCCCAAGGACGTGAGGAACTGAAGCAGTGAACATTAAGTAAAGGTTGCCCCTCCCTTCCCTCAAGGAAGAGCCTCTTGGGTTGCAATGCTACAGAGGGCCAGTGCTGGCTCTCCCCTGTGGCATCTGAGTGTTCCCATCTCCTGCCTCGCCTCCAACCCCATGATGATCAGGGACACTCTGAGGGCACGTACTCATCCTGATCGAAGGATCTCAGTGGCCTGGCTCTTTCTGGAACTTCCCAGTATACAGCGCTCTTCTCAGCTCGCTGACTGCTACAcaggtatatatatgtatggtatgtatatgtatggtatatgtatataggtatgGCCTCTAGAAACTTCTCTCCTCTCTGGCCAACATCATAGGAGCTGGTATGGGCTAGAACCATAGGTCATATATCTAGCCCCATTGGAAGGGGCCAAAACAAGATACAGGTCCTGCCACACAGGGGCTGTAGCAGTTCTGACAATTAAGCTCCATCTAGCCTCAGAAAAACCCTAACTTAAAGGGACAACCAAGATGGGAGAAGCCACACCTCTCCAGTTTTCCCAACGCAGCTGGTCAGCTGCCTGGTGACTCTGCTTACTCACCTGGGCATTGAGGGCAGCCGCCTGCTGAAGCTGGGACCTGCTCAAAGCCTGACTGAAGGGATCTCGGAGGAAACGTGTGTTCTTATGTACTATCTGTCTCGGCTTCTTAAACAACTGCTCTTCATCAGGGACACCTATCAAAAGAACAAGGTAGCAGGGCTCCAAGTGGGGGGTGAGCCCCATGCCTCACCTCAGCCTTACAAGTCATGCAGCCTCAAGGCTAGATAAACCTCCTGAGCTAAGTCACCCCTGGCAAGGCAGAGTAGAGCCACCTTAGCTCACAAACCCTCAACAAAGCAGTAGGGAAGACCACAATGTCCCAAAAGCGTCACAGATTGCCCCAACCCCAACCTGGCTCAAAGGTAACAAGACAGACCACTATAGGCCTTGTCTTCTGCCTTGTTCACTCACCCTCGGGATAGTACATGAGAGAGTTCTTGGCCTTGTACTTCCAGGTCTCCACTCCAGCCTGACTGCTCTCAATGGCTTGATGCTCTGCCGATGGGAGTTCAAGATTATCTTTCTGTCGCTATAGTGACATGGGGGGAAAGCAGGGTCAGAGAGGCACCCAGATCCTGTACCTGTGGCCCTGGGACTCCATCCCAAAAGAAGGTGCCTTTGTTTTCAAGCTCCAGGGCTACCTTCTCAAATTCCTCCTCAGCCTGGTAGAGCCACGCGTGCCGTGCATGGCTTTTTTCCTTGGCCACCTCCATGATCTCCTGGAAGGAGGCATTGTCCTCACTTGTGTACTGGCTCAAGAAGACATCCAGGCTGGGCAGtggctccttctcctcttcctctccagcctctcctgcTAAGAGGTCACAAGTAGGGAAACACACACTGCATGATTAGCACTGCAGGGCTGAGGAAGACCGTCCCACTTCATAAGGGCTACAACCCCAGCTCCTGCTAGGTGACAGACTAATTCCGACTGTTCAGATAAACCCAGGTGGCAACCATGGCCAACTGGCCAGTTCTATTGATCTGCTAGTTGCCAAGAGAAGTCTGGGATCGGGTTGACTCATGAAGGGGCAGGGTCAGATACATGACGACAGTTTAGTAGGCTCTTCCTCTGCCCAAAGTGTATTAATCCTGTAGGATCTACCTCTACAGTCCCATGAGCTCTTCTTTCCTCCTGGAAttatctttccctttcctttctgactGATATTATGGATGAGTGGTGGCCACAAATGCCTCAGGGTATGACAGTTAATCCCTAAGGCAGGAGCCCATATGGCCCAGGGCTCCACGGAGCACCACACAGTCCCTGGGCCAAAAAGCTAACCATACCACCTTGATCCCTGCTACCGAGGAAAGTGATACTCTTGAAGATGCAGCACTGCAAGTTTCAGGGGGCTGTGTGAAGGGGAGGTTTCTCATCTGTTCTACTAGCAGTCTTGACCACCAGCCAATGCCTAACACAGTGGTTCTAAGTTCAAGTCCTGAGGTTAGAAAAGGGTAACCttgggccaggtggtggtggagcatgcttttaatcccagcactcaggaggcaaaaacaGATGGGCTATTTGAGTTCGaggttagcctgatctacagagcaatctccaggccagccaaggctactggtaaaatatatgtataaaaagaaaacaccttCAAATTGTCCTATTTCTCTGCTGTAGTTCAATTAAGGGTCAAGCTCCAAGAAGAACTACCACCATAGCATGTCCCTGGCAGGAAAGGCTGGGCTGTTGAGAAAACACGTTTGTGTGAGCATGCTGCACACTCGCTCTAGTACAGTATGCTGTCCACTAGAGCCTGGCACAGAAACGCCTTTGTCTATGTCTAGTGATACATTCTACTACAGACCCAGACAAGTCCCTTAGTGGCAACGCTCACATATAAATAGATTTATAGAGTTCCTCCTAACCTTAAGATACATCTCATACTTGGTATGGAAACATGTCGAAAACAAACACTCATCTGTTCTACATGTGTGTCTTAATGGTATACCACATGATACTCTAAATGTGGAGGCAAGACCTAGGCCCTACTCTCTGGGAGGGCTCACCAGGTAGTAATTAGGGTGAGAGGCAAGAAACAGAAATGCTCCCCCTGCACCCACTCACCCCCCACCCACTGAACAGTGAGGGAAACACAGTGAGACTCTCtggtctcaacaaaacaaacaaatcagaaaacTAAAGGCACTCGGTGAGAAACAGAGGCCCAGGTGGCTCCAACATTACACAAAAGTTCAAGAACCCAGTGTCCAGATTAGCTTCCGCCTCTAAGCCCAAACAGTTAACAATTGAATACCGACCTGAAGGGAGAGACACAAGTGACTGCCTTGGAAGAAAGAAGGTAGAGGAGCCTAAGGCATTTTCAGGAGACAAAGCTCACAAGGCTGGAACACTGAACACAGACTGGGACGGTACTGGGCTCTCTTTCTAGAGACAGGCCAGAGGCAGAGAACACAGTACCTCCACACCCGGGAGCTGGCCTCTGCTCTTCTGCCTCCCAGACCAGTGTCTCTGATCCCAAAAGTGGATACTTATGTGACCCTAAGAAAATTcacaagagccgggcgtggtggcgcacgcctttaatcccagcactcgggaggcagaggcaggcggatttctgagttcaaggccagcctgggtctacagagtgagttccaggacagccagggctacacagagaaaccctgtctcgaaaaaccaaaaaaaaaaaaaaaaaaaaaaaaaaaaaaaaaaagaaaattcacaagaATACAATTCCCAAGTAGTCTTGACTATGAGACTAAAAGAGGGAGTTCACTCACCATCATCTAGGTCTCGGCCCTGGGGCCGGGGCTTGTTGCCCAGCACAGCAGAGCCTGGGTGTACCTCAGGAGTTTCAAAGGTGGCTGGAGTAACATCTGAGAGAAGCAAATCAGAAATTAGAGTGAGCCTTACGTGATAACAGACTTTCCCTAAGCCCTCTAAAGCAGCACCCGTCCTCTTACAGGGTGGTGGAGGTTCCCGAGATATCTTGCCCAGGGCAGAGCCAAACTTGATGGCAATCTGGCGCATGCGCTCCAAATCTCCGTTTTCCTCGGCCTCCAGGTACTCCTTCTGTGCCTGTAGCTTCTCCACATCAGGGAAGAAGTCTCTCTGGATAACTGTCTGAAGTCCCTGCCATGAGCAATCAGAACAAAGGCCAGAGTTGTCATCTGGGAGTCCTGACGCACAATCCACCACTGTCCATGTTCCACCCCTTAGACCTTTCCCTTCTGCCTAG is part of the Mus musculus strain 129S1/SvImJ chromosome 16 genomic scaffold, GRCm38.p6 alternate locus group 129S1/SvImJ 129S1/SVIMJ_MMCHR16_CTG1 genome and harbors:
- the Ess2 gene encoding splicing factor ESS-2 homolog isoform 1 (isoform 1 is encoded by transcript variant 1), producing MGTPGTSAGALFLSSASAPSRKRAAGEAGEAGVARSRQRVLDEEEYIEGLQTVIQRDFFPDVEKLQAQKEYLEAEENGDLERMRQIAIKFGSALGKISREPPPPYVTPATFETPEVHPGSAVLGNKPRPQGRDLDDAGEAGEEEEKEPLPSLDVFLSQYTSEDNASFQEIMEVAKEKSHARHAWLYQAEEEFEKRQKDNLELPSAEHQAIESSQAGVETWKYKAKNSLMYYPEGVPDEEQLFKKPRQIVHKNTRFLRDPFSQALSRSQLQQAAALNAQHKQGKVGPDGKELIPQESPRVGGFGFVATPSPAPGVNESPLMTWGEVENTPLRVEGSESPYVDRTPGPTFKILEPGRRERLGLKMANEAAAKNRAKKQEALRRVTENLASLTPKGLSPAMSPALQRLVSRTASKYTDRALRASYTPSPARSSHLKTPAGGPQTPTSTPAPGSATRTPLTQDPASITDNLLQLPARRKASDFF
- the Ess2 gene encoding splicing factor ESS-2 homolog isoform 2 (isoform 2 is encoded by transcript variant 2), which translates into the protein MGTPGTSAGALFLSSASAPSRKRAAGEAGEAGVARSRQRVLDEEEYIEGLQTVIQRDFFPDVEKLQAQKEYLEAEENGDLERMRQIAIKFGSALGKISREPPPPYVTPATFETPEVHPGSAVLGNKPRPQGRDLDDGEAGEEEEKEPLPSLDVFLSQYTSEDNASFQEIMEVAKEKSHARHAWLYQAEEEFEKRQKDNLELPSAEHQAIESSQAGVETWKYKAKNSLMYYPEGVPDEEQLFKKPRQIVHKNTRFLRDPFSQALSRSQLQQAAALNAQHKQGKVGPDGKELIPQESPRVGGFGFVATPSPAPGVNESPLMTWGEVENTPLRVEGSESPYVDRTPGPTFKILEPGRRERLGLKMANEAAAKNRAKKQEALRRVTENLASLTPKGLSPAMSPALQRLVSRTASKYTDRALRASYTPSPARSSHLKTPAGGPQTPTSTPAPGSATRTPLTQDPASITDNLLQLPARRKASDFF